The following coding sequences lie in one Thermoanaerobaculia bacterium genomic window:
- a CDS encoding D-alanine--D-alanine ligase, translating to MHRIALLTGGSTPERDVALAGAAQVVKALRTLGHEVTVVDTVSGPLTLAAEEALLAQDVRREPPTPERLAELAAQENLPALVSSGEMRAADLVFLVLHGLQGEGGTVQALLELGRLRYTGSGPLGSGMAMDKEVTKRQLQAAGIPTADWGMWPMLPGAIADLGLPLIVKPSNGGSTVGLTLVKAPEEVDDAVGLALETDRDVMLERFLPGREFTVGILGQQALSVGEIIPQHEIFDYECKYTPGLTREVFPAEIPDELAREMRDLALATHRVLKLRDFSRVDFRLDAAGAPYVLEANTLPGMTGTSLLPQSAAAVGIPFLDLCAEICRLALAR from the coding sequence ATGCATCGAATCGCTCTGCTGACCGGCGGCTCCACCCCTGAACGCGATGTCGCGCTCGCCGGCGCCGCCCAGGTGGTGAAGGCGCTGCGCACCCTCGGGCATGAGGTCACGGTCGTCGACACGGTCAGCGGCCCGCTGACGCTGGCGGCCGAAGAGGCGCTGCTCGCGCAGGACGTCCGGCGCGAGCCGCCGACCCCGGAGCGGCTCGCCGAGCTCGCGGCGCAGGAGAACCTCCCGGCGCTGGTGTCGAGCGGCGAGATGCGCGCTGCCGATCTCGTCTTCCTGGTCCTCCACGGCCTGCAGGGGGAGGGCGGCACGGTGCAGGCTCTCCTCGAGCTCGGTCGGCTGCGCTATACCGGGAGCGGCCCCCTGGGCAGCGGCATGGCGATGGACAAGGAGGTCACCAAACGCCAGCTCCAGGCGGCGGGGATCCCGACCGCCGACTGGGGGATGTGGCCGATGCTGCCCGGGGCGATTGCCGATCTCGGTCTGCCGCTCATCGTGAAGCCGTCGAACGGCGGCTCGACGGTCGGCCTGACGCTGGTGAAGGCGCCGGAGGAGGTCGACGACGCGGTCGGCCTGGCTCTCGAAACCGACCGCGACGTGATGCTCGAGCGTTTCCTGCCCGGCCGCGAGTTCACGGTCGGGATCCTCGGCCAGCAGGCGCTCTCGGTAGGCGAGATCATCCCGCAGCACGAGATCTTCGACTACGAGTGCAAGTACACCCCCGGCCTGACGCGCGAGGTCTTCCCGGCCGAGATCCCCGACGAGTTGGCGCGCGAGATGAGGGATCTGGCGCTCGCCACCCACCGGGTCCTGAAGCTGCGCGACTTCTCGCGCGTCGATTTCCGCCTGGATGCGGCGGGCGCCCCCTACGTCCTCGAAGCCAACACCCTCCCCGGCATGACCGGCACCAGCCTCCTGCCGCAGAGCGCCGCCGCCGTCGGCATCCCCTTCCTCGACCTCTGCGCCGAAATCTGCCGCCTCGCCCTGGCCCGCTGA
- a CDS encoding DUF3142 domain-containing protein produces MDHRAYVWQRQGTPALLEAVRNSGRFSRLLFLAAEIDPNSKGRPRFLLESFESVRQSPREIGLCIRIRELQGRFAGQPDALNAVLETLRELQERARSSGIVVSEWQLDYDAPESGLEDYAALVRAARAVVSPLTLTALPTWLKRGEAFSDLVGAADGFVLQLHGWDSEASGPDAMRVLDLRRLERWVDQAAKHGSPFHVALPTYSYLAALDSTGKAIGLAAEAGPSARFAAAPQRLVGSEASGLAGQVGAWTERRSPLLAGVVWFRLPVRGDRLNWAPETLLAVVEGRVPRAELRAAAEAREPGLFDLQITNVGESTEPLPRRLLVELAPGQILAADAIHGYVLQQMQDGSITLDRTTAAPELLWPGEAIVVGWVRTSSAAHAGLRVELGPAGGGI; encoded by the coding sequence ATGGACCACCGGGCCTACGTCTGGCAGCGGCAGGGAACGCCGGCGCTGCTCGAGGCGGTGCGCAACTCAGGCCGGTTCTCCCGGCTGCTCTTCCTGGCAGCCGAAATCGACCCGAACTCCAAGGGGCGCCCGCGCTTCCTGCTCGAGAGCTTCGAGTCCGTTCGCCAGAGCCCGCGGGAGATCGGTCTCTGCATCCGCATTCGGGAGCTGCAGGGACGGTTCGCCGGACAACCCGACGCCCTGAACGCCGTCCTCGAGACGCTGCGCGAGCTTCAGGAGCGCGCCCGCAGCAGCGGCATCGTGGTCAGCGAATGGCAGCTCGACTACGACGCGCCGGAGAGCGGCCTCGAGGACTACGCCGCGCTCGTACGGGCGGCGCGCGCTGTGGTGTCGCCCCTGACCCTTACCGCCCTCCCGACCTGGCTCAAGAGGGGTGAGGCCTTCTCCGACCTGGTCGGAGCCGCGGACGGCTTCGTGCTGCAGCTCCACGGCTGGGATTCCGAGGCGAGCGGTCCCGACGCGATGCGGGTGCTCGACCTCCGTCGCCTGGAGCGCTGGGTCGACCAGGCTGCGAAACACGGATCGCCGTTTCATGTCGCGCTGCCGACCTATTCCTATCTGGCGGCGCTGGACTCGACGGGGAAAGCGATCGGACTCGCGGCGGAGGCGGGCCCTTCGGCCCGCTTTGCCGCAGCGCCGCAGCGCCTCGTCGGGAGCGAGGCCTCCGGCCTCGCCGGCCAGGTGGGAGCCTGGACCGAGCGCAGGTCGCCGCTTCTCGCTGGAGTCGTCTGGTTTCGCCTGCCGGTTCGCGGCGACCGGTTGAACTGGGCCCCCGAGACCCTGCTGGCGGTTGTCGAAGGCAGGGTGCCACGAGCCGAGCTGCGCGCCGCAGCCGAGGCGCGTGAACCCGGGCTCTTCGACCTGCAGATCACCAACGTCGGCGAATCGACGGAGCCCCTCCCGAGACGACTCCTGGTCGAGCTCGCCCCCGGCCAGATTCTCGCCGCGGACGCGATTCACGGATATGTTCTGCAACAGATGCAAGACGGATCGATCACGCTCGACAGGACGACGGCCGCGCCGGAGCTCCTCTGGCCGGGCGAAGCGATCGTGGTGGGCTGGGTGCGCACGAGCTCCGCGGCCCACGCTGGCCTCCGGGTCGAGCTTGGGCCCGCTGGAGGAGGTATCTGA
- a CDS encoding ABC transporter substrate-binding protein: MSQLVRIAHSPDSDDAFMFYALTQGRLDISGLEISHVLRDIETLNRAAFEGTYEISAISFHAYAHLADRYALMPSGASFGDGYGPVVVTRTARRREEFPDLVTAIPGELTTAALALKLWQPGVRTIVVPFDQILEEVRSGKVDAGVVIHEGQLTYEEEGLVAVTDLGAWWKEETGDPLPLGGNGIRKDLDPAHSRRLCRLLTESIAYGLDHRQEALDYAMRYARGLEDDPVRSDRFVGMYVNDWTRDYGAIGRRAVQRLLDRGHDAGILPQRVIAEWVEAE, encoded by the coding sequence ATGAGCCAACTCGTCCGCATCGCCCACAGCCCCGACTCCGACGACGCCTTCATGTTCTACGCCCTGACCCAAGGGCGGCTGGACATCTCCGGCCTCGAGATCAGCCACGTCCTGCGCGACATCGAAACGCTGAACCGCGCTGCATTCGAAGGCACTTACGAGATCTCGGCGATCTCGTTCCACGCCTACGCCCACCTCGCCGACCGCTATGCACTCATGCCGTCGGGTGCGAGCTTCGGAGACGGCTACGGCCCCGTCGTCGTGACGAGAACCGCCCGGCGGCGCGAGGAATTCCCCGACCTCGTGACGGCCATCCCCGGTGAGCTGACCACCGCAGCGCTCGCCCTCAAGCTCTGGCAGCCCGGTGTGCGGACGATCGTCGTGCCGTTCGACCAGATCCTGGAGGAGGTCCGCTCAGGGAAGGTCGATGCCGGCGTCGTCATCCACGAGGGGCAGCTGACTTACGAAGAGGAGGGTCTGGTGGCGGTCACCGACCTCGGCGCATGGTGGAAGGAGGAGACCGGGGATCCGCTGCCGCTGGGGGGCAACGGCATCCGCAAGGACCTCGATCCCGCGCACTCGCGCCGGCTCTGCCGGCTGCTCACCGAGAGCATCGCCTACGGTCTCGACCACCGCCAGGAGGCGCTGGACTATGCCATGCGCTATGCGCGCGGCCTCGAGGACGACCCGGTCCGGTCCGACCGCTTCGTCGGCATGTACGTGAACGACTGGACGCGTGACTACGGTGCGATCGGCCGCCGCGCCGTGCAGCGCCTGCTCGATCGCGGACACGACGCCGGCATCCTGCCGCAGCGCGTGATCGCGGAGTGGGTCGAGGCGGAGTGA
- a CDS encoding HAD hydrolase-like protein has product MRPAAVVFDLDGTLIDSRPDLALAVNRMRGELALPALPESAIGAMIGDGARVLVDRALADAPSEVPRPQALESFLAHYATVCTVATRAYDGVEELLTLCHRRWPLALLTNKPIAMTVEIVEHLSWARYFRFLVGGDSLPFRKPDGRGLAHLAQALEVAVDRVVLVGDSRIDAETANAAGAAFVWVEWGYAAAGDRHGLAGGLSARTPAALASWFDALPQ; this is encoded by the coding sequence ATGAGGCCGGCCGCCGTCGTCTTCGACCTCGACGGCACGCTCATCGATTCGCGCCCCGATCTCGCGCTGGCGGTCAACCGGATGCGGGGCGAGCTCGCGCTGCCGGCGCTTCCGGAGTCGGCGATCGGGGCGATGATCGGGGACGGGGCGCGGGTGCTGGTCGACCGCGCTCTGGCCGACGCCCCCAGCGAGGTCCCCCGGCCCCAGGCGCTGGAGAGCTTTCTGGCGCACTACGCGACGGTCTGCACGGTGGCCACTAGGGCCTACGACGGCGTCGAGGAGCTTCTCACCCTCTGCCACCGGCGGTGGCCGCTCGCGCTGCTGACCAACAAACCGATCGCGATGACCGTCGAGATCGTCGAACACCTGAGCTGGGCGAGGTACTTTCGTTTCCTGGTCGGCGGCGACAGCCTGCCCTTCCGCAAGCCCGATGGACGCGGTCTCGCGCATCTCGCGCAGGCGCTCGAAGTGGCCGTGGACCGGGTCGTGCTCGTCGGCGACAGCCGGATCGATGCCGAAACGGCGAACGCCGCCGGAGCGGCGTTCGTCTGGGTGGAGTGGGGCTACGCAGCGGCGGGCGACCGCCACGGGCTGGCGGGCGGTCTCTCCGCCCGCACCCCCGCGGCGCTCGCCAGCTGGTTCGACGCGCTCCCTCAGTAG
- a CDS encoding M1 family metallopeptidase translates to MKTRLIAVLLLALALPTLVAAADPQPPELRLPEVARPVLMTVDLTILPEQETFDGKVGIDLELAGPASFLWLNARHLEIQSATLRAGGKESAVRVVAGGDDFAGFDFGRELPAGKAHLAVRYRGKLDAVETEGLFRQKDGEDWYAFSQFESTFARRAFPCFDEPSYRTPWQLTLHVKEGNVAVSNAPQVASRPEANGMKAVEFAPTKPISSYLVALGVGPFKIVDAGTWGRSKTPVRMVVAKGKEGLTGYAAEVTGPLLAALEEYFEIPYPFGKLDNLAVPQTVGFGAMENPGLVTYVDRLILADPARQTLERQRAYAGTAAHENAHMWFGDYVTMKWWDDIWLNEGFATWMAGKIVAQWKPEWGGEDENAGRRSSAMGADSLASSQPVRRPIRNQGDIQSAFDGISYAKGGALLSMFETWMGPERFRKGVQRYMKTHAWGNATSDDFLAALAAEGAPEVARSFATFLDQPGVPVVSVAVTCEGGKGKLALAQRRYVPLGSPVSKSQLWQVPVTLRYGAGARSETAKVLLDTAAKSTDLAFCPDWVQANHGGFGYYVAQYSGRLLEQLSALATTLPIAEQMALLDDTRFLFSAGDLSPESALGILPRFTDSTSRLVLDSVLDLATSVDDNLVADAARPNYERYLVHLFGARGQKLGFAKRDGESLDDTLLRPAVQRALGITAADPATRAEARRLTEAWFEDPKAIGPEMLGSVLAIAATTGDAALFDRFEAAARKEQDRRTRGQILAALGQFRDPAAVEKGLQLVLSGKFDVREAGGVAWGLSGDRVSRAMAYDWVKRSFDPLAAAMPEQYTAALVYMAIGYCDTAHRDEIAAFFGPRVQKLSGGQNNLDRVLDVVNICIGRRDKQEAGVSAFLKAY, encoded by the coding sequence GTGAAGACACGCCTGATTGCCGTCCTGTTGCTCGCCCTCGCCTTGCCCACTCTGGTCGCCGCGGCAGACCCTCAGCCGCCGGAGCTTCGCCTGCCCGAGGTCGCCCGCCCCGTCCTGATGACCGTCGACCTGACGATCCTGCCCGAGCAGGAGACCTTCGACGGCAAGGTCGGGATCGACCTCGAGTTGGCAGGCCCTGCCTCCTTTCTCTGGCTGAACGCACGGCACCTCGAGATCCAGTCGGCGACCCTGCGGGCGGGTGGCAAGGAGAGCGCGGTCCGCGTCGTCGCCGGCGGCGACGACTTCGCCGGCTTCGACTTCGGCCGCGAGCTGCCCGCCGGCAAGGCCCACCTCGCGGTTCGCTATCGCGGCAAGCTCGACGCGGTCGAAACCGAGGGCCTTTTTCGGCAGAAGGACGGCGAAGACTGGTACGCCTTCAGCCAGTTCGAGTCGACCTTCGCGCGCCGCGCCTTCCCCTGCTTCGACGAGCCGTCCTACCGCACCCCCTGGCAGCTCACGCTGCACGTCAAGGAGGGCAACGTGGCGGTTTCGAACGCCCCTCAAGTCGCCTCCCGGCCGGAGGCGAACGGGATGAAGGCGGTCGAGTTCGCGCCGACGAAGCCGATCTCGTCCTATCTCGTCGCGCTCGGCGTCGGTCCCTTCAAGATCGTCGACGCCGGCACCTGGGGACGCTCGAAGACGCCGGTCCGCATGGTCGTCGCGAAGGGCAAGGAGGGGCTGACCGGCTATGCGGCCGAGGTCACCGGACCGCTGCTCGCGGCTCTCGAGGAGTACTTCGAGATCCCCTACCCGTTCGGCAAGCTCGACAACCTGGCGGTGCCTCAGACGGTCGGATTCGGCGCGATGGAGAACCCCGGTCTCGTCACGTACGTCGACCGGTTGATCCTCGCCGACCCGGCCCGGCAGACGCTCGAGCGCCAACGCGCCTACGCCGGAACCGCGGCGCACGAGAACGCCCATATGTGGTTCGGCGACTACGTCACCATGAAGTGGTGGGACGACATCTGGCTGAACGAGGGCTTCGCCACCTGGATGGCCGGCAAGATCGTCGCCCAGTGGAAGCCCGAATGGGGCGGTGAGGACGAGAACGCCGGCCGGCGCAGCAGCGCCATGGGCGCCGATAGCCTGGCCTCCTCGCAGCCGGTGCGCCGCCCGATCCGCAACCAGGGCGACATCCAGAGCGCCTTCGACGGCATCTCCTACGCCAAGGGCGGCGCGCTGCTCTCGATGTTCGAGACCTGGATGGGTCCGGAGCGCTTTCGCAAGGGGGTGCAGCGCTACATGAAGACCCACGCCTGGGGGAACGCCACCTCCGACGACTTCCTGGCGGCCCTGGCCGCCGAGGGCGCGCCCGAAGTCGCCCGGTCTTTCGCGACCTTTCTCGACCAGCCGGGCGTGCCGGTGGTCTCGGTTGCGGTCACCTGCGAAGGCGGCAAAGGCAAGCTCGCGCTCGCCCAACGGCGCTACGTTCCGCTCGGCTCGCCGGTCTCGAAGAGCCAGCTCTGGCAGGTGCCGGTGACGCTGCGCTATGGCGCTGGGGCGAGGAGCGAGACGGCGAAGGTCCTGCTGGACACGGCGGCGAAGTCGACCGATCTCGCGTTCTGCCCCGACTGGGTGCAGGCCAACCACGGCGGTTTCGGCTACTACGTCGCGCAGTACAGCGGTCGGCTCCTCGAGCAGCTTTCGGCCCTCGCGACGACGCTGCCGATCGCCGAGCAGATGGCTTTGCTCGACGACACCCGGTTCCTGTTCTCCGCCGGCGATCTCTCACCGGAGTCGGCGCTCGGCATCCTGCCGCGCTTCACCGACAGCACGAGCCGGCTGGTGCTCGACTCGGTGCTCGACCTTGCCACCTCGGTGGACGACAACCTGGTCGCCGACGCCGCGCGACCGAACTACGAGCGCTATCTGGTCCATCTCTTCGGCGCCCGCGGCCAGAAGCTGGGCTTCGCGAAGCGCGACGGCGAGAGCCTCGACGACACCCTTCTGCGGCCGGCCGTCCAGCGTGCACTCGGTATCACCGCCGCCGATCCGGCGACTCGCGCCGAGGCCCGCCGGCTGACCGAAGCCTGGTTCGAGGACCCGAAGGCGATCGGGCCGGAGATGCTCGGTTCGGTGCTCGCCATCGCGGCGACCACCGGCGACGCCGCGCTCTTCGATCGCTTCGAAGCCGCCGCGAGGAAGGAGCAGGATCGGCGGACTCGCGGCCAGATTCTCGCCGCGCTCGGCCAGTTCCGGGATCCGGCGGCGGTCGAAAAGGGCCTGCAACTGGTGCTCTCCGGGAAGTTCGACGTTCGCGAAGCCGGTGGCGTCGCCTGGGGGCTGTCGGGTGACCGGGTCAGCCGCGCGATGGCCTACGACTGGGTGAAGCGGTCGTTCGACCCGCTCGCGGCGGCCATGCCCGAGCAGTACACGGCCGCACTGGTCTATATGGCGATCGGCTACTGCGACACGGCCCATCGCGACGAGATCGCGGCGTTCTTCGGACCGCGGGTCCAGAAGCTCTCCGGCGGCCAGAACAACCTGGATCGGGTGTTGGACGTCGTCAACATCTGCATAGGGCGGCGAGACAAGCAGGAGGCCGGCGTCAGCGCCTTCCTCAAGGCCTACTGA
- the cdd gene encoding cytidine deaminase, producing the protein MNWEPLLAAALAARSHSHSPYSRFAVGAAVETESGEIFSGANVENRSFGVTLCAERSAFAAAVSAGHRRFRAVAVVTATSPPSAPCGVCRETMTEFCAAATPVGLFNLAGDRRIFSLGELFPEPFQFPAGETSGA; encoded by the coding sequence GTGAACTGGGAGCCCCTGCTCGCCGCCGCGCTCGCGGCCCGGAGCCATTCGCACAGCCCCTACAGCCGCTTCGCCGTGGGGGCCGCCGTCGAGACCGAGAGCGGAGAGATCTTCAGCGGCGCCAACGTCGAGAACCGGAGCTTCGGCGTCACGCTCTGCGCCGAGCGCTCCGCCTTCGCCGCCGCTGTCTCCGCCGGCCATCGCCGTTTCCGGGCCGTCGCTGTCGTCACCGCCACTTCGCCCCCCTCGGCCCCCTGCGGAGTCTGCCGCGAGACGATGACCGAGTTCTGCGCCGCAGCGACGCCGGTCGGGCTCTTCAACCTCGCGGGCGACCGCCGGATCTTCTCCCTGGGCGAGCTCTTCCCCGAGCCGTTCCAGTTCCCGGCCGGGGAAACTTCCGGCGCCTGA